A stretch of the Vitis riparia cultivar Riparia Gloire de Montpellier isolate 1030 chromosome 13, EGFV_Vit.rip_1.0, whole genome shotgun sequence genome encodes the following:
- the LOC117928839 gene encoding eEF1A lysine and N-terminal methyltransferase, whose amino-acid sequence MALDRATFEALVPSRFITFTFPNPISGHLLRVAVLDSPTPATDSPRVAAMLVPHHREHDWIFSTLDGHLQLLLSSPSISRLILAGDLPAADYCSPVIYNRSVNADTESYLVKLQGNLMPLLLALSPKSFAENGSLEIPFLSYDDNVIGSVIVEKCVGSCVGEMLVEDVEIESTGSKREFRRRLRFKRMPNLIQTEVSIVPAVGSGGIGEVEFRLDLGVLVHPYLAPMAASLCLICSYVEERIRTGFTPKALCVGVGGGALLSFLQTQLGFEVFGVEADEIVLSVAERYFGLEVGETIRVFVGDGIEVIEKIGCRVMERNLGSFGVHEVKNPCFMNDINQCGTKFDVIMVDLDSSDVCNGVSAPPLDFVQKSVLLSARSALCKLGIFVINVIPPNRSFHEMLIHEFREVFHELYEINVGNGENYVLIATVSPIDSTLSGSENAFLVKLKRSISGAYMDSIRKI is encoded by the coding sequence ATGGCCCTGGACAGGGCCACATTCGAAGCCCTAGTCCCATCTCGATTCATCACGTTCACCTTCCCAAACCCCATCTCCGGCCACCTCCTCCGAGTCGCCGTCCTCGACTCACCCACTCCCGCCACCGATTCTCCCCGAGTCGCCGCCATGCTCGTTCCCCACCACCGCGAACACGACTGGATCTTCTCCACCCTCGATGGCCACCTCCAGCTTCTCCTCTCCTCCCCATCCATTTCTCGCCTCATCCTCGCTGGAGACCTCCCAGCCGCCGACTACTGCTCTCCGGTCATCTACAACCGTTCGGTCAACGCTGATACGGAGTCGTATCTTGTGAAGCTCCAGGGGAACCTCATGCCTCTTTTGCTTGCGTTGTCGCCAAAATCATTTGCCGAAAACGGTTCACTCGAGATCCCCTTTTTGAGTTACGATGATAATGTGATTGGCAGTGTGATAGTGGAGAAATGCGTGGGCTCTTGTGTGGGTGAAATGCTTGTTGAAGATGTGGAGATTGAGAGTACTGGGTCGAAACGGGAGTTCCGGAGGAGGTTGAGGTTTAAGCGAATGCCAAATTTGATTCAAACTGAGGTCTCTATCGTTCCGGCTGTGGGTTCGGGGGGCATTGGAGAAGTGGAGTTTAGACTTGATTTAGGAGTTCTGGTTCATCCATACTTGGCTCCAATGGCGGCGAGTCTTTGTTTGATTTGTTCTTATGTTGAAGAGCGGATTAGAACTGGGTTTACGCCGAAAGCTTTGTGTGTTGGAGTTGGAGGTGGGGCTTTGCTTAGTTTCTTACAGACCCAATTGGGGTTTGAGGTTTTTGGTGTGGAGGCGGATGAAATTGTCTTGAGTGTTGCGGAGCGGTATTTTGGATTAGAAGTTGGTGAAACTATTCGAGTTTTTGTGGGAGATGGGATTGAAGTTATCGAGAAAATAGGCTGTCGAGTCATGGAACGGAATTTGGGTTCTTTTGGTGTTCATGAGGTCAAAAACCCTTGTTTCATGAATGATATTAATCAATGTGGTACTAAATTTGATGTTATTATGGTTGATTTGGATTCAAGTGATGTATGTAATGGTGTGAGTGCACCGCCATTGGACTTTGTTCAAAAGTCCGTTCTTTTGTCAGCTAGATCGGCTCTTTGTAAGCTCGGGATCTTTGTTATCAATGTTATACCCCCGAACAGATCATTCCATGAAATGTTGATACATGAATTTCGAGAGGTTTTCCATGAGTTGTATGAAATAAATGTTGGAAATGGAGAGAATTATGTTCTTATTGCAACAGTGTCACCTATTGACTCCACTTTAAGTGGCAGTGAGAATGCCTTTCTGGTGAAGTTGAAACGATCTATTTCAGGAGCATACATGGATTCCATAAGGAAAATTTGA